Proteins encoded in a region of the Podarcis muralis chromosome 4, rPodMur119.hap1.1, whole genome shotgun sequence genome:
- the CLDN14 gene encoding claudin-14, producing the protein MASMAIQLLGFFLSLLGLAGTITATILPHWWRTAHVGTNIITAVAYMKGLWMECVWHSTGIYQCQLHHSPLALPRDLQAARAMMVISCVLSTLACVVAVFGMECTRCVKGSSAKNVFAVLGGVLFILAGLVCLVPVSWSTNDVVTDFYNPMLPHGMKYEIGQALYLGFVCASLSIIGGTILCVSCQRTGNDLTYRSQPRSTRAAPAYRPPVAYKANHTSSLTSASHSGYRLNDYVAIGKIGA; encoded by the coding sequence ATGGCCAGCATGGCTATTCAGTTACTGGGCTTCTTCCTGAGTCTTCTCGGTCTTGCTGGGACAATAACTGCGACCATCCTGCCTCACTGGTGGAGAACGGCCCACGTGGGGACCAACATCATCACGGCTGTAGCGTACATGAAGGGTCTCTGGATGGAATGCGTTTGGCACAGCACTGGCATCTATCAGTGCCAGCTTCACCACTCTCCGCTGGCTTTGCCTCGTGACCTCCAAGCAGCCCGTGCCATGATGGTGATTTCCTGTGTTCTTTCCACCTTGGCTTGCGTGGTTGCTGTTTTTGGCATGGAGTGCACCCGGTGCGTCAAAGGGTCCTCTGCCAAAAACGTGTTTGCTGTCTTGGGCGGAGTCCTCTTCATACTGGCGGGGCTCGTGTGCCTCGTCCCTGTTTCTTGGTCAACCAATGATGTGGTAACTGATTTCTACAACCCAATGCTGCCCCATGGGATGAAGTATGAGATCGGGCAAGCCCTTTACCTTGGCTTTGTTTGTGCTTCGTTGAGTATCATTGGTGGAACCATCCTCTGCGTTTCATGTCAACGTACTGGGAACGATTTGACCTACCGCTCGCAGCCGAGGAGTACAAGGGCAGCTCCAGCCTACAGACCCCCAGTGGCCTACAAGGCAAACCACACCTCATCACTAACTTCTGCTTCTCACAGTGGTTACAGGTTAAATGACTATGT